In one window of Flavobacterium ginsengisoli DNA:
- a CDS encoding RagB/SusD family nutrient uptake outer membrane protein, whose amino-acid sequence MKKIFLILSTIGLFTFASCDDYLDQQSPDQLTSDNFWRNKADAESALATTYSQLECAVDEWAFAEVKWPVEAYREDINELGSDALNYQNWVELSTFTYTNGNSQFTSYWKINYRGISNANQVIDKLPQVPSDKITDADRKQIEAEARFLRAYYHMKLILNWNQIYIRNKYVTKESDLNIPLSTRAEAWDFIINEFKAVADVLPAKQSADKTGRATSGAANSYLGFAYLTRAYEETAQKQTFLNDALTAFSKVQGYELVKDYVSMFDGTTKNTKESIFELQFSETTANGAFYRNALHYWMAASELGGWDEILPSPMLVNEFKKEGKIATTGNYDSRFYSTIFFKDPYFNNPSNPLVLGTTYDDKFGDTDKPVYRKYIPSTQEKMDQEFTAINIPLMRYSNVLLMQAEALNELGRPGEAIPYINKVRERADMPAMTGTTTAEVKAQIEHERILEFPLENYRFYDLRRWGKTKEALDAVGRTGFDVAKNNFYPIPLTELQTN is encoded by the coding sequence ATGAAAAAGATATTTTTAATATTATCCACTATAGGTTTATTCACTTTTGCAAGTTGTGATGATTATCTGGATCAGCAATCGCCTGATCAGCTTACATCAGATAATTTCTGGAGAAACAAAGCTGACGCCGAATCAGCTTTAGCGACCACTTATTCTCAGTTAGAATGTGCGGTTGATGAGTGGGCTTTCGCCGAAGTAAAATGGCCAGTTGAGGCTTATCGTGAAGACATAAACGAATTAGGAAGCGATGCATTGAACTACCAAAACTGGGTAGAACTTTCGACTTTTACGTACACCAACGGAAACAGTCAGTTTACTAGTTATTGGAAAATTAATTATAGAGGAATCAGTAATGCCAATCAGGTTATTGATAAGTTACCACAGGTTCCTTCAGATAAAATAACTGATGCAGACCGCAAACAAATTGAAGCCGAAGCTCGTTTTTTACGTGCTTACTATCATATGAAACTTATTCTTAACTGGAATCAAATCTATATTAGAAATAAATATGTTACTAAAGAAAGCGATTTGAATATTCCTTTGTCAACACGTGCAGAAGCTTGGGATTTTATTATAAACGAGTTTAAAGCTGTAGCCGATGTTTTACCAGCAAAACAATCAGCAGATAAAACAGGACGCGCAACAAGCGGTGCAGCAAACAGTTATTTAGGATTTGCATATTTAACAAGAGCCTATGAAGAAACAGCTCAAAAACAAACTTTCTTAAATGACGCACTTACAGCATTTAGCAAAGTACAAGGTTATGAACTAGTTAAAGATTATGTTTCTATGTTTGACGGAACAACCAAAAACACAAAAGAATCGATCTTTGAACTTCAATTTTCAGAAACTACAGCAAACGGAGCATTTTATCGTAATGCACTTCATTATTGGATGGCAGCTTCTGAACTTGGCGGATGGGATGAAATTCTTCCGAGTCCAATGCTAGTAAATGAATTCAAAAAAGAAGGAAAAATTGCGACTACAGGAAACTACGATTCACGTTTTTACAGTACCATTTTCTTTAAAGATCCTTATTTTAATAACCCTAGCAATCCATTGGTATTAGGAACTACATATGATGATAAATTTGGAGATACAGACAAACCAGTATATCGTAAATATATTCCGAGTACACAGGAAAAAATGGATCAAGAATTTACAGCGATCAATATTCCTTTGATGAGATATTCGAATGTATTGCTAATGCAGGCCGAAGCTTTAAATGAATTAGGACGTCCAGGAGAAGCTATTCCGTATATTAATAAAGTTCGCGAAAGAGCAGACATGCCAGCAATGACAGGAACAACCACAGCAGAAGTAAAAGCACAAATAGAGCACGAAAGAATTTTAGAATTCCCTCTTGAAAATTATCGCTTTTATGATTTGCGTCGTTGGGGAAAAACAAAAGAAGCGCTTGATGCTGTTGGAAGAACAGGTTTTGATGTCGCAAAAAATAATTTTTATCCAATTCCATTGACAGAATTGCAAACGAATTAA
- a CDS encoding MGH1-like glycoside hydrolase domain-containing protein, whose amino-acid sequence MNKKNILFILASFFIIQAGWSQKSFPNLESGKNSINFKGDPKNATDRKSLAFSDKGAWFGFGFLEPSEIQAGFSGPFLMTEQNGVWLSSSFVSLQLKDENKQEIINWKNSLVAQNSYNSHLEQQFKNEKLEVKQQLVFLSGHSALQKTAITNKTAKPLTIFPSYNATLFLDDLQLSNENNVLKITSAKSIAVGYIQFLKTKSEIEISKQGYQAQTEKLVLKPNETKEIIVSQSFIFPQYSWKTENETIQKTVFNTLLNNTQKEKEKQLSQLIAKKKTIYKDQIYSDLIAKLALTLQTNTRIAAEGLKHGGLFPSYNYEWFHGFWAWDSWKHAVAVSNYDSELAKNQMRALFDYQEPNGFIPDCIYRNNDLEENNYRNTKAPLAAWAIWKIYEKTKDINFLKEFYPKLKLYHNWWYKERDHDQDGLCEFGSTDGTVIAAKWESGMDNAVRFDESKILKNGEKAYSLDQESVDLNSFLFAEKNFLSKMASRL is encoded by the coding sequence ATGAACAAAAAGAACATACTTTTTATTCTTGCTTCCTTTTTTATAATACAGGCAGGTTGGTCTCAAAAGAGCTTTCCAAATTTAGAGTCAGGCAAAAACAGTATCAATTTTAAAGGAGATCCAAAAAATGCTACAGATAGAAAATCATTGGCATTTTCAGATAAAGGCGCTTGGTTCGGATTTGGGTTTTTAGAACCATCAGAAATTCAAGCAGGATTTTCAGGACCTTTCTTAATGACTGAACAGAATGGCGTTTGGTTAAGTTCTTCTTTTGTTTCATTACAGCTAAAAGACGAAAACAAACAAGAAATCATCAACTGGAAAAATTCATTGGTCGCACAAAATAGCTACAACAGCCATTTAGAACAGCAATTTAAAAATGAAAAACTAGAAGTAAAACAGCAATTAGTGTTTTTATCAGGGCATTCGGCTTTACAGAAAACAGCGATTACCAATAAAACAGCTAAACCACTAACTATTTTTCCTTCTTATAATGCAACTTTGTTTTTAGATGATTTACAACTATCAAATGAAAACAATGTTTTAAAAATCACTTCTGCTAAAAGTATTGCTGTAGGTTACATTCAATTCTTGAAAACAAAATCAGAAATTGAAATTTCGAAACAAGGATACCAAGCGCAGACAGAAAAGTTGGTTTTAAAACCAAATGAAACAAAAGAAATAATTGTTTCTCAAAGTTTTATTTTTCCACAATATTCATGGAAAACCGAAAACGAGACAATACAAAAAACGGTTTTTAATACACTGCTTAACAACACGCAAAAAGAAAAAGAAAAGCAATTATCGCAATTAATTGCCAAAAAGAAAACCATTTATAAAGATCAGATTTATTCTGATTTGATAGCAAAATTGGCACTAACATTACAAACCAACACTAGAATTGCAGCAGAAGGATTAAAGCATGGCGGTCTTTTTCCGAGTTACAATTACGAATGGTTTCATGGTTTTTGGGCTTGGGACAGCTGGAAACACGCTGTTGCAGTTTCAAATTATGATTCGGAGTTAGCCAAAAATCAAATGCGTGCTTTATTTGATTATCAAGAGCCAAATGGTTTTATTCCAGATTGCATTTACAGAAACAATGATCTAGAAGAAAATAATTACCGAAACACAAAAGCACCTCTTGCGGCTTGGGCAATTTGGAAAATTTATGAAAAAACAAAGGATATTAATTTTCTAAAAGAGTTTTATCCGAAGTTAAAATTATACCATAATTGGTGGTACAAAGAACGAGATCATGATCAGGATGGTTTATGCGAATTTGGTTCTACAGATGGAACTGTGATTGCGGCAAAGTGGGAAAGCGGAATGGATAATGCAGTTCGTTTTGATGAAAGTAAAATTCTAAAAAACGGAGAAAAAGCATATTCATTAGATCAGGAAAGTGTTGATCTGAATTCATTTTTATTTGCAGAGAAAAACTTTTTAAGTAAAATGGCAAGCAGACTTTAA
- a CDS encoding MGH1-like glycoside hydrolase domain-containing protein has translation MLATGWFYDTTIDGKTLIKAMGCEGYCPIWAEVASAEQVKAAKINMLDSASLNTFVPLPTLVANHPKFKPDNGYWRGPVWLDQSYFGINGLEKYGYTKEANELAHKLIHNAEGVVDKGTSIRENYQPVTGKGLEAFNFSWSASHYLMSLLEDK, from the coding sequence ATGCTTGCAACAGGCTGGTTTTATGATACAACCATTGACGGAAAAACATTGATAAAAGCAATGGGATGCGAAGGATATTGTCCAATTTGGGCAGAAGTCGCTTCTGCAGAACAAGTGAAAGCGGCAAAAATTAATATGCTGGATTCGGCAAGTTTGAACACTTTTGTCCCTTTACCAACATTGGTCGCAAATCATCCTAAATTTAAGCCAGATAATGGCTATTGGAGAGGACCTGTTTGGTTGGATCAAAGTTACTTTGGAATTAACGGACTAGAAAAATATGGCTATACAAAAGAAGCAAATGAGTTAGCGCATAAACTGATTCATAATGCAGAAGGAGTTGTGGATAAAGGAACTTCTATTAGAGAAAATTATCAGCCCGTTACAGGAAAAGGATTAGAAGCTTTTAATTTTAGCTGGTCTGCGTCGCATTATTTAATGTCGCTTTTGGAGGATAAATAA
- a CDS encoding beta-galactosidase has protein sequence MQIGVYYYPEQWPREQWERDLKNIKKLGFEFTHFAEFAWTFMEPEEGKYDFKWLDDALAIAEKAGLKVILCTPTPTPPAWMGEKYPEIYLVDASGRRREHGNRANQSVSNEKYREFVEKIVSELGKRYGKNKNIIGWQVDNEPGAPDDFSPSAQKGFQEWLKAKYGTIEKLNTEWVASFWSIRYNNFEQIAIPNAEIYSEDKLSPHAVLDFKRYTADSQAEYLNLQAETLRKYIDPKQWVTTNYTNVVYGADPRRTDKMDFATYTMYPVSGRNTLGGQNFRMGSPNKIMEANDYYRSINGVTGVMEMQPGQVNWASINPQLLPGTVHMWISQAFGGGCSFTCTYRYRHPLGSDEMYHDGIVGTDGVTLSTGGKEFVQSIEDMKLLRKEYNSKATIPQEIAKRKTGFLWSHENLWDLENQKQTEFWNTWRHRNTYTSAIKSTGAPMDFITEESDFSAYPFIVAPAYQLVDQKLVDKWTKYVENGGNLILSCRTGQKDKNGHFFEANWNAPIVPLIGADVEFFDMLVEDVNGTVNSGSNTYKWNAWADVLNPKQGTEVLATYADQFYKGKALQLQEN, from the coding sequence ATGCAAATAGGGGTTTATTATTATCCGGAACAATGGCCGAGAGAACAATGGGAACGCGATTTAAAAAATATTAAAAAACTAGGATTTGAGTTTACGCATTTTGCCGAATTTGCGTGGACTTTTATGGAGCCTGAAGAAGGAAAATACGATTTCAAATGGCTAGATGATGCTTTGGCAATTGCAGAAAAAGCAGGTCTAAAAGTAATTCTTTGCACACCTACGCCAACACCTCCAGCTTGGATGGGAGAAAAATATCCTGAGATTTATCTAGTCGATGCAAGTGGACGCAGAAGAGAACATGGAAATAGAGCGAATCAATCTGTATCTAATGAAAAATACAGAGAATTTGTAGAGAAAATTGTTTCTGAATTAGGAAAAAGATACGGCAAGAATAAAAATATCATAGGCTGGCAAGTAGATAATGAACCTGGCGCACCAGACGATTTTAGTCCTTCGGCACAAAAAGGATTTCAGGAATGGCTTAAAGCAAAATACGGAACAATCGAAAAATTGAATACCGAATGGGTAGCTAGTTTCTGGAGTATCAGATATAATAATTTTGAGCAGATTGCAATTCCAAATGCGGAGATTTATTCTGAAGACAAACTAAGCCCGCACGCTGTTTTGGATTTCAAAAGATATACGGCAGATTCGCAAGCAGAATATTTAAATCTGCAAGCCGAAACACTTCGAAAATATATCGATCCAAAACAATGGGTAACAACAAATTATACCAATGTAGTGTATGGTGCAGATCCAAGAAGAACAGATAAAATGGATTTTGCCACTTATACAATGTATCCAGTTAGCGGAAGAAATACATTAGGAGGACAGAATTTCAGAATGGGATCTCCAAACAAAATCATGGAAGCCAATGATTATTATCGATCTATAAATGGCGTTACTGGAGTTATGGAAATGCAGCCAGGACAAGTAAACTGGGCAAGTATTAATCCGCAATTGCTTCCAGGAACCGTTCACATGTGGATTTCTCAGGCTTTTGGCGGAGGTTGTTCATTTACTTGTACGTATAGATACAGACATCCTCTAGGAAGCGACGAAATGTATCATGACGGAATTGTTGGAACTGATGGAGTAACTTTATCAACGGGAGGAAAAGAGTTTGTACAGTCAATCGAAGACATGAAATTGCTTCGTAAAGAATACAATTCAAAAGCGACGATTCCGCAGGAAATTGCAAAAAGGAAAACAGGATTTTTATGGAGCCATGAAAATCTTTGGGATTTGGAAAACCAAAAACAAACTGAATTCTGGAATACATGGAGACATAGAAATACGTATACCTCGGCAATAAAATCAACAGGCGCGCCAATGGATTTTATTACAGAAGAAAGCGATTTTTCGGCTTATCCATTTATTGTGGCGCCAGCGTATCAATTAGTTGATCAAAAGTTGGTTGACAAATGGACAAAATATGTTGAAAATGGAGGAAATTTAATTCTTTCTTGCCGAACAGGTCAGAAGGATAAAAACGGACATTTTTTTGAAGCGAATTGGAACGCACCAATTGTACCTTTAATCGGAGCTGACGTTGAATTTTTTGATATGTTAGTTGAAGATGTAAACGGAACAGTAAATTCTGGAAGCAATACCTACAAATGGAATGCTTGGGCAGACGTTTTAAATCCGAAACAAGGCACAGAAGTTTTAGCCACTTATGCCGATCAGTTTTACAAAGGAAAAGCACTGCAATTACAAGAAAACTAG
- a CDS encoding aminotransferase class III-fold pyridoxal phosphate-dependent enzyme, translating to MNFSEAIIQDLVKEHYGFSVTVKALNGYDELNFLLSNEKNEKYILKVSNESHPFPFLEAQAAIIRHLTKSIISDCFQHFCINKKGEELTKIVTDSQTYYIRILNFLEGVFWVDEKNKTTELHYNLGSFLGNMDRALADFSHPAMHRNYTWDISKASEASDNLKHILNHERRRIAGYFLLQFDTEVAPQIHRLRHAYIHNDANDYNVLVQGNRVNGLIDFGDMVYTALVNNLAIACTYAMLDEEDPLTVAVKIVEGYHHSYALTEQELDLLYYLIAGRLCISVTQSAYNASLDSNNEHHFITEKPAWDLLYKLIKINPIKAQDAFRKACGFEGLITNDDYSELLEIRKKKIGRNLSIGYKDKLKIVKGALQYLYDDKGRTFVDCVNNPSHVGHCHPVVVRKMQKQIATLNTNTRYLNDAITEYAEKLTATLPEKLSVCYFVNSGSEANDLAIRMSRHFTKQKDIIVLDHAYHGTSTVAMEMSPYKFDSKGGSGQMPWIHKAINPDLYRGPYKYGDTEAGEKYAADVQRIIEDLKNEHKAPAVFICETLLGVGGQIPLPENYLKTVYQYVRAAGGVCIADEVQVGFGRIGDHFWGFELQNVVPDIVVLGKPIGNGHPLAAVIVTEEIAEAFNNGLEYFNTFGGNPVSMTTGLAVLDVIQEEEMQKHALETGNYLMDGLKGLMAKYPIISDVRGHGLFIGAEMVKDRITMEPAIPEIDIVVEKIKAKGYLLSTDGPLHNVLKIKPPMPFNKQNADEMVELLDIALSEL from the coding sequence ATGAATTTTTCAGAAGCAATTATTCAAGATTTAGTAAAAGAACATTACGGTTTTAGCGTAACCGTAAAAGCATTAAACGGGTATGATGAATTGAATTTTCTTTTATCAAATGAGAAAAATGAAAAATACATTCTAAAAGTATCCAACGAAAGTCATCCGTTTCCTTTTTTAGAAGCGCAAGCGGCCATTATAAGACATCTTACAAAAAGCATTATTTCAGATTGTTTTCAGCATTTTTGCATCAACAAAAAAGGAGAGGAGCTTACAAAAATAGTAACAGATTCTCAAACCTATTATATCCGAATTTTAAACTTTTTAGAAGGCGTTTTCTGGGTAGATGAAAAAAACAAAACAACTGAATTGCATTATAATTTAGGTTCATTTTTGGGTAACATGGATCGTGCTTTGGCTGATTTTTCGCATCCTGCAATGCATCGAAATTATACTTGGGATATTAGTAAAGCTAGTGAAGCAAGCGATAATTTGAAACACATTCTAAATCACGAAAGAAGGCGTATTGCAGGTTATTTTTTATTGCAGTTTGATACAGAAGTAGCACCGCAAATTCATCGATTGAGACATGCTTATATTCACAACGATGCTAACGATTATAATGTTTTAGTGCAAGGAAATCGTGTTAACGGACTTATTGATTTTGGCGATATGGTTTATACAGCTTTAGTCAATAATTTGGCAATCGCCTGTACTTATGCAATGTTAGACGAGGAAGATCCATTGACTGTAGCGGTAAAAATTGTTGAAGGATATCATCATTCATATGCGCTTACTGAGCAGGAATTAGATTTATTGTATTATTTAATCGCAGGAAGACTTTGTATTAGCGTAACGCAATCGGCTTATAATGCTTCATTAGACAGTAACAACGAACATCATTTTATTACTGAAAAACCAGCTTGGGATTTATTATATAAACTAATAAAAATTAACCCGATCAAGGCGCAAGATGCGTTTAGAAAAGCTTGTGGTTTTGAAGGGTTAATTACAAATGACGATTACTCAGAATTGCTTGAAATCAGAAAAAAGAAAATAGGCAGAAACCTGAGTATTGGTTACAAAGACAAACTAAAAATTGTAAAAGGAGCTTTGCAATATTTATATGATGACAAAGGAAGAACTTTTGTTGATTGTGTAAATAATCCTTCGCATGTTGGTCATTGTCATCCCGTTGTTGTTAGAAAAATGCAAAAGCAAATTGCAACTTTAAATACCAATACGAGATATTTGAATGATGCGATTACAGAATATGCAGAAAAACTAACTGCAACTTTACCAGAAAAACTTAGCGTTTGTTATTTTGTTAATTCAGGAAGTGAAGCCAATGATTTGGCGATTCGCATGAGCCGTCATTTTACCAAACAAAAGGATATTATTGTTTTAGATCATGCCTACCACGGAACTTCGACAGTTGCAATGGAAATGAGTCCGTATAAATTTGACAGCAAAGGCGGTTCAGGGCAAATGCCTTGGATTCATAAAGCAATTAATCCAGATTTGTATCGTGGACCGTATAAATATGGAGATACTGAAGCCGGAGAAAAATATGCTGCCGATGTGCAAAGAATTATTGAAGATTTAAAAAACGAACACAAAGCGCCAGCAGTATTTATTTGCGAAACTTTGTTGGGAGTTGGAGGACAAATTCCGTTGCCAGAAAATTATCTTAAAACAGTTTATCAATATGTTCGTGCCGCAGGAGGTGTTTGTATTGCAGATGAAGTTCAAGTTGGATTTGGAAGAATTGGAGATCATTTCTGGGGATTCGAATTGCAAAATGTCGTTCCTGATATTGTTGTTTTAGGAAAACCAATAGGAAACGGACATCCGCTTGCAGCTGTTATTGTTACTGAGGAAATTGCAGAAGCCTTTAACAACGGATTAGAATATTTCAATACTTTCGGAGGAAATCCTGTTTCAATGACAACAGGATTGGCAGTTTTAGATGTAATTCAAGAAGAAGAAATGCAAAAGCATGCTCTAGAAACTGGAAATTACTTGATGGATGGATTAAAAGGCTTAATGGCTAAATACCCAATTATAAGTGATGTTCGAGGGCATGGTTTGTTTATTGGTGCAGAAATGGTAAAAGACAGAATTACGATGGAACCGGCTATTCCTGAAATTGATATTGTTGTTGAAAAAATAAAAGCAAAAGGCTATTTGTTGAGTACAGACGGACCTTTGCATAATGTTTTAAAGATAAAACCGCCAATGCCATTCAACAAA